A single window of Granulicella mallensis MP5ACTX8 DNA harbors:
- a CDS encoding multicopper oxidase family protein, translated as MKPWTRRRLITQAGIAAAGSSLLGHKAWALQQGSMHGMKMGSAAPTHGPHTLDAMKLESFVDPLPLPQRMHPEGRRSEESLKAVDAPYYRVDVREVSCKMHRDLPPSRMWSYGESAAPVLFETRRDQGVLIDWWNHLPRKHFLPLDTPMQGMENAPETRTIAHVHGARVPTNSDGYPEDWFGPGESKLCFYPNHQDATALWVHDHAMGVNRLNVFAGLMGWYLIRDEVEDKLGLPSGKYELPLLIYDRSFDPQGQLYYPNPPDEGVWSQEYLGDAMVVNGKVRPYHEVEARRYRLRVANTANSRFFSLALSNGQSFHVIGSDQGLLSAPVEMKRLVLAPAERTDILVDFSQARGENVVLMSDRLELMQFRVSKEKASDVGLLPEVLLPEVLRPVERIPEKQSTRTREMTLNEFDGDNGDAMVMLLNRKHWAEPVTEIVKLDSTEIWSLVNLTEDTHPIHLHLVRFQILDRQSFASYDYLADEKLRVTGDVMLPQAHEAGWKDVVQCPPGMVTRIIVPFHGYAGRYLWHCHILEHEANDMMRPYEVIV; from the coding sequence TTGAAACCCTGGACCCGCAGACGACTCATCACCCAGGCCGGAATCGCGGCTGCGGGCAGCAGCCTGCTCGGGCACAAAGCCTGGGCCCTGCAACAGGGAAGCATGCACGGGATGAAGATGGGGAGCGCCGCACCCACCCATGGCCCTCACACCCTGGACGCGATGAAGCTGGAGTCCTTCGTCGACCCTCTGCCGCTCCCACAGCGGATGCATCCTGAAGGCCGCCGCTCTGAAGAATCTCTCAAGGCCGTCGACGCTCCCTACTATCGCGTGGATGTTCGCGAAGTCTCCTGCAAGATGCACCGCGACCTTCCTCCCTCGCGGATGTGGAGCTACGGCGAGAGCGCCGCTCCGGTGCTCTTCGAGACGCGCCGCGATCAAGGCGTGTTGATCGACTGGTGGAACCATCTCCCCCGAAAGCACTTCCTGCCCCTGGACACGCCCATGCAGGGAATGGAGAACGCGCCCGAGACCCGCACCATCGCACACGTGCACGGCGCGCGCGTTCCCACCAACAGCGACGGCTATCCCGAGGACTGGTTCGGCCCCGGCGAGAGCAAGCTGTGCTTCTACCCGAACCACCAGGACGCCACGGCGCTTTGGGTCCACGACCATGCGATGGGTGTGAACCGGCTCAATGTCTTTGCCGGGCTCATGGGTTGGTATCTCATCCGCGACGAAGTCGAGGACAAGCTGGGGCTGCCCTCCGGCAAGTACGAACTCCCGCTGCTGATCTACGACCGCAGCTTCGACCCGCAGGGCCAGCTCTACTACCCCAACCCCCCGGACGAAGGCGTCTGGTCCCAGGAGTATCTGGGCGATGCGATGGTGGTGAACGGCAAGGTGAGGCCGTATCACGAGGTCGAAGCGCGGCGCTATCGTCTGCGCGTCGCCAACACGGCCAACTCCCGCTTCTTCTCGCTGGCTCTGTCGAACGGCCAGAGCTTCCATGTGATCGGCTCCGACCAGGGACTTCTCTCAGCTCCCGTCGAGATGAAGCGCCTGGTGCTGGCTCCGGCCGAGCGCACCGACATCCTCGTGGACTTCAGCCAGGCACGTGGCGAGAACGTGGTGCTAATGAGCGATCGTCTGGAGCTGATGCAGTTCCGCGTGTCTAAAGAAAAGGCTTCGGATGTCGGTCTACTGCCGGAGGTCCTGCTGCCGGAGGTCCTGCGGCCCGTCGAGCGCATTCCCGAAAAGCAATCGACCCGCACGCGCGAGATGACGCTGAATGAGTTCGACGGCGACAACGGCGACGCCATGGTGATGCTACTGAACCGCAAGCACTGGGCCGAGCCGGTGACGGAGATCGTGAAGCTGGATTCGACCGAGATCTGGAGCCTCGTCAACCTGACCGAGGATACGCACCCGATCCATCTGCATCTGGTGCGCTTCCAGATCCTCGACCGCCAGAGCTTCGCCAGCTACGACTATCTGGCCGACGAAAAGCTGCGCGTCACCGGCGACGTCATGCTGCCGCAGGCCCACGAAGCGGGCTGGAAGGACGTCGTGCAGTGTCCGCCGGGTATGGTCACACGCATCATCGTCCCGTTCCACGGCTACGCAGGAAGATACCTGTGGCACTGCCACATCCTCGAGCACGAGGCGAACGATATGATGCGACCGTATGAAGTGATTGTGTAG
- a CDS encoding N-acetylglucosamine kinase, with translation MAYFLALDAGGTKTDFVLADETQQLGRVRTGTIKRMRTSADIAEQNLRTALDELTKQTGVNPREITRTCIGTAGESVPLVVDWLRAAFHEHVGGELILVGDVEIALDAAFFGKRGVLVLSGTGSNTAARTRDGRIVTAGGWGPALADQGSGHGIGHEGLRNVFTALDEERETALLAKILEFWKLDSVFALVEYANQRPSPDFSKLAELVVACASQGDAVAIATLQQAGQELAVTVANVIRKVQRREGSSEPAEVPRIALAGSIMEKVEPVRRAMEEALRKVFPAIELLPGVVDPIAGAVWRARIGQAA, from the coding sequence ATGGCTTATTTTCTTGCCCTCGACGCCGGGGGGACCAAGACCGACTTCGTTCTCGCGGATGAAACCCAGCAACTCGGCCGTGTCCGCACCGGCACGATCAAGCGGATGCGGACCAGTGCCGATATCGCCGAACAGAACCTCCGCACAGCGCTCGACGAGCTGACGAAACAGACCGGAGTGAACCCACGCGAGATCACGCGTACCTGCATCGGCACCGCCGGAGAGTCTGTACCGCTGGTCGTGGACTGGCTTCGCGCGGCCTTTCACGAGCATGTCGGCGGAGAGCTGATCCTTGTGGGCGATGTGGAGATTGCGCTGGACGCGGCCTTCTTCGGCAAGCGCGGTGTGCTGGTGCTTTCGGGCACCGGCTCTAATACCGCCGCCAGAACCAGGGATGGGCGAATCGTCACGGCCGGAGGCTGGGGCCCTGCGCTTGCTGATCAGGGATCAGGCCACGGCATTGGGCACGAGGGCCTGCGCAATGTGTTCACCGCGTTGGATGAGGAGCGCGAGACCGCTCTGCTCGCAAAGATCCTGGAGTTCTGGAAGCTCGACTCCGTGTTTGCGCTGGTCGAGTATGCGAACCAGAGGCCGTCGCCCGATTTCTCCAAGCTGGCGGAGTTGGTCGTCGCATGCGCGAGCCAGGGAGATGCCGTCGCTATTGCGACGCTGCAACAGGCCGGGCAAGAGCTGGCGGTTACCGTGGCGAACGTGATTCGCAAGGTGCAGAGGCGGGAAGGCAGCAGCGAACCGGCAGAGGTTCCGCGGATTGCGCTTGCCGGAAGCATTATGGAGAAGGTAGAGCCGGTGCGGCGGGCGATGGAAGAGGCTCTGCGGAAGGTCTTCCCTGCGATTGAGCTGCTGCCGGGAGTAGTTGATCCAATTGCGGGTGCGGTTTGGCGGGCGCGGATTGGACAGGCGGCGTAG
- a CDS encoding TonB-dependent receptor, whose protein sequence is MRHSKRFLRVFLVPATSLVLTLLIAPFLSAQIDRAGLNGTVKDADGRSIAGAKITALQIATGQQRDTVSSATGTYDIPELPLGLYRVTYDASGFHEKIIDGIQQTVGHTRTLNVVMSVEGMTQQVEVSDVGTQLDETSAALGARIAPEQVKNLPLNGRNWSTLTALVPGAVDTGGSNQRSIRFAGRGLDDNNFTYDGIDATNVVNQAQQPFVRLAIPTEAIQEFRIDTMLFTAENGSTPGGQIAVASKTGTNNLHGSLFEFLRNDIFDARQPIDTLNPNKPAFRLNQYGGSLGGPVLRDKTFFYFAYEGLRQTLGQTLPGLVPSDSFRAAVAQQSPALIPILNAFPRGQFPSGTSANVSESIGSGRQLDHEDSVVLRLDHHFSTADSVYLRFNFDASYSDVPLIEGQTYLNDRQLVTSRPVNGELESLHLFSPRLVNELKFGFNRGNVYTTDQSVLQTPYAISISGFTTLSGNEYKPGVGNTYSYIDNLTWIKGAHTLKFGVEVRRIQLNQGNTANGTITFSSAANFLNNLVSSATYAAELPVNGLRKTETYSYVEDEWKIRDNLTLNAGVRYTFYNIFHEVLGRANPFDFATCGPQGYCGVGASFGQPNTLDIDPRLSITWAPNAGGGKTVLRSGFGLYHGDGQLDDQNFPISNEIAQYSLNSIANLSYPITPFLSDTPGIIAPREADRDRKDMYVAQWGLSVQQALPHELVGTLSYVGSKGTYLLNTSYINLKDPVTGLRPYPAFGQVQSRGNENNSSYQGFVASLQRTFTNGLLLSANYTYSHEIDQGSAGGGDSDFPQNPACPSCERSSGDFDVRHVFNSNAVYELPFGPGKTFLSNSGIASEVFGRWSVTAIATARTGLPVNVTEDRSSSSVATGYTTSQRPNRVPGVSLTPPGGHKINQWINPAAFSLVTGSGYGDSPRNVARGPDLWQADFGLAKRIPLTEKMQLQFRTEFFNIFNRAQYGLPLADLSSPTTFGQIVGAVNTGPVGTGTPRQIQFMLRLEF, encoded by the coding sequence ATGCGTCACAGCAAACGATTTCTTCGTGTGTTTTTGGTTCCGGCTACATCCCTTGTACTCACGCTTTTGATAGCGCCTTTTCTGTCCGCGCAGATCGATCGCGCAGGCCTCAATGGAACGGTGAAGGACGCCGACGGCAGAAGCATCGCCGGCGCTAAGATCACCGCCCTGCAGATCGCTACGGGGCAGCAGCGTGACACGGTATCCTCCGCGACCGGAACCTACGATATCCCCGAGCTTCCCCTCGGTCTCTATCGCGTGACCTACGACGCCTCCGGATTCCACGAAAAGATCATCGACGGCATCCAGCAGACCGTGGGCCACACTCGCACGCTCAATGTCGTGATGTCCGTTGAGGGCATGACGCAGCAGGTCGAGGTCTCCGATGTCGGCACGCAACTGGACGAGACCTCCGCAGCCCTCGGAGCGCGTATCGCGCCGGAGCAGGTAAAGAACCTGCCGCTGAACGGACGCAACTGGTCCACCCTCACCGCGTTGGTTCCGGGCGCGGTCGATACCGGCGGAAGCAATCAGCGCAGCATCCGCTTTGCGGGCCGCGGCCTCGACGATAACAACTTCACCTACGACGGCATCGACGCCACCAACGTCGTAAACCAGGCCCAGCAGCCCTTCGTGCGCCTGGCGATCCCGACCGAGGCCATCCAGGAGTTCCGCATCGACACCATGCTCTTTACCGCGGAGAACGGCAGCACGCCCGGCGGTCAGATTGCCGTCGCCTCCAAGACCGGTACGAACAACCTGCACGGCAGCCTGTTTGAGTTTCTTCGCAACGACATCTTCGATGCGCGTCAGCCCATCGACACCCTGAATCCGAACAAACCTGCCTTCCGCCTCAACCAGTACGGCGGCAGCCTTGGCGGGCCCGTCCTTCGCGATAAGACCTTCTTTTACTTCGCCTACGAAGGTCTTCGGCAGACCCTGGGCCAGACGCTTCCGGGCCTCGTCCCCAGCGACTCCTTCCGGGCCGCGGTTGCGCAGCAGAGCCCCGCTCTGATTCCGATCCTGAACGCCTTCCCCAGGGGACAGTTTCCTTCGGGAACCAGCGCCAACGTCTCGGAGTCCATCGGCTCCGGCCGCCAGTTGGACCATGAAGACTCCGTCGTGCTGCGGCTCGACCACCACTTCTCGACTGCGGATTCTGTCTATCTCCGTTTCAACTTCGATGCCTCGTACAGCGATGTGCCTCTGATCGAGGGACAGACCTACTTGAACGATCGCCAGCTCGTGACCTCTCGTCCGGTCAACGGCGAGCTGGAGTCGCTGCACCTCTTCTCTCCGCGCCTGGTCAATGAGCTCAAGTTCGGCTTCAATCGCGGCAACGTCTACACCACCGACCAGAGCGTGCTGCAGACGCCCTATGCCATCTCCATCTCCGGCTTCACCACGCTTTCAGGCAACGAGTACAAGCCTGGCGTTGGCAACACCTACTCCTACATCGACAACCTCACCTGGATCAAAGGCGCCCACACGCTCAAGTTTGGCGTCGAGGTTCGGCGCATCCAGTTGAACCAGGGAAACACCGCCAACGGAACCATCACCTTCAGCTCCGCCGCCAACTTCCTGAACAACCTGGTCAGCTCCGCAACCTACGCCGCGGAGCTTCCTGTGAACGGTCTGCGCAAGACGGAGACCTACTCCTACGTCGAGGACGAGTGGAAGATTCGCGACAACCTCACCCTCAACGCGGGTGTGCGCTACACCTTCTACAACATCTTTCACGAGGTGCTCGGCCGCGCCAATCCCTTTGACTTCGCAACCTGCGGCCCGCAGGGTTACTGCGGCGTAGGCGCCAGCTTCGGCCAGCCGAACACGCTGGACATCGACCCGCGCCTCTCGATCACCTGGGCGCCCAATGCCGGTGGTGGCAAGACCGTCCTTCGCAGCGGCTTCGGTCTCTATCACGGCGACGGCCAGCTCGACGACCAGAACTTTCCCATCAGTAACGAGATCGCGCAATACTCGCTCAACTCGATTGCCAACCTCTCGTATCCCATCACGCCCTTTCTTAGCGATACTCCCGGCATCATCGCGCCGCGCGAAGCCGATCGAGATCGCAAGGATATGTACGTAGCCCAGTGGGGGCTGTCGGTCCAGCAGGCTCTGCCGCACGAGCTCGTCGGGACGCTGTCGTATGTGGGGAGCAAGGGAACCTACCTGCTCAACACCTCCTACATCAATCTCAAAGACCCCGTTACAGGCCTGCGCCCTTATCCCGCGTTTGGCCAGGTCCAGTCACGCGGCAATGAGAACAACAGCTCCTACCAGGGATTCGTAGCCAGCCTTCAGCGCACCTTTACGAATGGCCTCCTGCTCTCGGCGAACTACACCTACTCGCACGAGATCGACCAGGGCTCAGCCGGTGGTGGAGACTCGGACTTCCCCCAGAATCCCGCCTGCCCCTCCTGCGAGCGCTCCTCGGGAGACTTCGACGTTCGCCACGTCTTCAACTCGAACGCCGTATACGAGCTCCCGTTCGGGCCCGGCAAGACCTTCCTCTCCAACTCGGGAATTGCGAGCGAAGTATTCGGACGTTGGAGCGTGACCGCTATCGCTACCGCTCGCACCGGCCTGCCCGTCAACGTGACCGAGGATCGCTCCAGCTCTTCAGTGGCGACCGGGTATACCACCAGCCAGCGCCCGAACCGCGTCCCTGGCGTCTCTCTCACGCCACCCGGTGGACACAAGATCAATCAGTGGATCAACCCGGCAGCCTTCTCCCTGGTAACGGGCAGCGGCTATGGCGACTCTCCCCGCAACGTCGCCCGCGGCCCGGATCTCTGGCAGGCTGACTTCGGCCTGGCGAAACGCATTCCTCTGACCGAGAAGATGCAGCTCCAGTTCCGCACGGAGTTCTTCAACATCTTCAACCGGGCACAGTACGGATTGCCCCTCGCGGACCTGTCGTCTCCCACCACCTTTGGCCAGATCGTCGGCGCGGTCAACACGGGGCCGGTCGGAACGGGAACGCCGCGACAGATTCAATTCATGCTCCGCCTGGAGTTCTAA